The Acidimicrobiia bacterium genome window below encodes:
- a CDS encoding ubiquinone/menaquinone biosynthesis methyltransferase translates to MSAHTPVLGSDGALPEGPEKRRAVEAMFDRVAPGYDRMNRVISLGLDRRWRRRAIRALALPSGSHVLDLACGTGDLCEDLADAQHRATGIDLSEGMLAAARTAAPLVRGDAEALPFREATFDGVVCGFALRNFVELADVLTACARAVRPGGRFAAVDAAVPSHPVMRFGNALWFRGAVPVLGRLLSRDPEAYRYLPRSTAYLPDPAELVEQLRRAGFTDVERTTMTGGSVQLLTGTRA, encoded by the coding sequence GTGAGCGCGCACACACCCGTGCTGGGTTCCGACGGCGCGCTGCCCGAAGGTCCCGAGAAGCGGCGCGCCGTGGAAGCGATGTTCGACCGTGTCGCTCCCGGGTACGACCGCATGAATCGCGTCATCTCGCTCGGCCTCGATCGTCGGTGGCGGCGGCGCGCGATCCGAGCACTCGCCCTGCCGAGCGGCTCTCACGTCTTGGATCTCGCCTGCGGCACCGGTGACCTCTGCGAGGACCTCGCCGACGCGCAGCATCGTGCGACAGGAATCGACCTCTCCGAGGGCATGCTCGCAGCGGCGCGCACGGCGGCGCCCCTCGTGCGGGGTGACGCCGAGGCGCTTCCGTTTCGCGAAGCCACATTCGACGGCGTCGTGTGCGGATTCGCGTTGCGGAACTTCGTGGAACTCGCTGACGTGCTCACCGCGTGTGCTCGTGCGGTTCGACCCGGTGGGCGGTTCGCGGCCGTCGATGCCGCCGTGCCGTCGCACCCGGTGATGCGATTCGGGAACGCGCTCTGGTTCCGCGGCGCAGTACCGGTGCTCGGGCGACTGCTCTCACGAGACCCCGAGGCCTACCGCTATCTCCCGCGCTCCACGGCGTACCTCCCTGACCCGGCTGAGCTGGTCGAGCAGCTCCGCAGGGCCGGGTTCACCGACGTCGAGCGCACAACCATGACCGGTGGGTCGGTCCAGCTGCTGACGGGTACTCGCGCATGA
- a CDS encoding MerR family transcriptional regulator, whose translation MTEGLRVEDLAAETGVSVDTIRFYQKRRLLSPPARDGRVAFYGADHVARLARIRELQGRGFSLAVIRRLLEGELDPADEPLVAAVAGAQRGEPVGDEIVERLTLGELAARAEVPEAILEAVARAGLLAPQVRAGVELFPATDVELVTAGLRLLEAGFPLPDLLALARRHHDMTRGIAEDAVRMFDDHVREPLRVSDLSDDEKAQRLVDAFRTLLPTVTSLVAQHFRSVLLEVATEHLESIGGPAELAAARAEPDWGTAAK comes from the coding sequence GTGACCGAGGGCCTGCGGGTGGAGGATCTGGCGGCAGAGACGGGGGTCTCGGTCGACACGATCCGCTTCTACCAGAAGCGCCGCCTCCTCTCTCCGCCCGCACGCGACGGCCGGGTCGCCTTCTACGGCGCCGACCACGTGGCGCGGCTGGCCCGCATCCGCGAGCTTCAGGGGCGCGGCTTCTCGCTCGCGGTGATCCGGCGGCTCCTCGAGGGTGAGCTCGACCCGGCAGACGAGCCTCTCGTCGCTGCGGTCGCCGGCGCGCAACGCGGCGAGCCCGTCGGCGACGAGATCGTCGAGCGCCTCACGCTCGGCGAGCTCGCGGCGCGCGCGGAGGTACCGGAAGCGATCCTCGAAGCCGTCGCGCGTGCGGGCCTCCTCGCGCCGCAGGTGCGCGCCGGCGTCGAGCTGTTCCCGGCCACCGACGTGGAGTTGGTGACCGCGGGCCTCCGGCTGCTCGAAGCAGGCTTCCCGCTCCCCGACCTTCTCGCGCTTGCACGCCGCCACCACGACATGACACGCGGCATCGCAGAAGACGCGGTGCGGATGTTCGATGATCACGTGCGCGAGCCGCTGCGCGTCTCTGACCTCTCGGATGACGAGAAGGCACAGCGCCTCGTGGACGCGTTCCGCACTTTGCTCCCCACGGTCACGAGCCTGGTCGCCCAGCATTTTCGTTCTGTACTGCTCGAGGTCGCCACCGAGCACCTCGAGTCGATCGGTGGTCCGGCCGAGCTCGCCGCCGCGCGAGCGGAGCCCGACTGGGGAACGGCGGCGAAGTGA
- a CDS encoding crotonase/enoyl-CoA hydratase family protein, which translates to MTILERERRGRVEILRLNRPEARNAMSPELSLAIEDALDDIEHERDVWTVVITGTGPIFCAGADLKVVAQGRGLEINAPKGGFGGLVQRDFPKPVIAAVNGPALAGGFELVLACDLVVAAEDATFGLPETKRGLLAGAGGPIRLTKRIALATALEIVMTGEQIPAARAFELGLVNRVVPGDRVVDEAVALAERINENSPTAVRLGRRLVKDAADLTEEQGWARTNELAREMFSSPDPIEGATAFAEKRQPKWADPA; encoded by the coding sequence ATGACGATCCTCGAGCGTGAACGGCGGGGGCGAGTCGAGATCCTGCGACTGAACCGGCCGGAAGCCCGCAACGCGATGAGTCCCGAGCTGTCGCTCGCCATTGAGGACGCGCTCGACGACATCGAGCACGAACGTGACGTATGGACCGTGGTGATCACGGGCACCGGCCCGATCTTCTGCGCCGGCGCGGACCTGAAGGTGGTCGCGCAGGGCCGCGGTCTCGAGATCAACGCCCCCAAGGGTGGCTTCGGCGGCCTCGTGCAGCGCGACTTCCCGAAGCCCGTGATCGCGGCCGTAAACGGGCCCGCGCTCGCGGGAGGCTTCGAGCTCGTGCTCGCGTGCGACCTGGTGGTCGCCGCGGAAGACGCCACGTTCGGGCTTCCGGAGACCAAGCGCGGCCTCCTCGCCGGTGCGGGCGGACCAATCCGACTCACGAAGCGCATCGCGCTCGCCACGGCGCTCGAGATCGTGATGACCGGCGAACAGATCCCGGCCGCGCGCGCGTTCGAGCTCGGCCTCGTGAACCGCGTCGTCCCCGGCGACCGAGTCGTCGACGAGGCCGTCGCCCTCGCGGAGCGCATCAACGAGAACTCGCCCACCGCGGTGCGCCTGGGTCGCCGTCTCGTCAAGGACGCGGCCGACCTCACCGAAGAGCAGGGCTGGGCCCGAACCAACGAGCTCGCCCGCGAGATGTTCTCGAGCCCCGATCCGATCGAAGGCGCCACCGCGTTTGCCGAGAAGCGCCAGCCGAAGTGGGCTGATCCCGCCTAG
- a CDS encoding MFS transporter yields the protein MALPRSFAPLRHRQFAGLWTGAFFSNIGTWMEAVAVGILVTEVTHQAVWAAIVAAAGFVPNAIIGPFGGALADRVPRRRLLLGTTAVQTTLAGVLTALAALDATEPWAVTLIVLASGCAGALGFPSYQSMMPDLVPREELTAAAALGAAQWNLGRVVGPALAGAVIAAGGYEWAFAINTVSFLAVIAAVAPLKLPAPTPKAGESIPRAIKDGILFSVREPGIRAVMVYVGLNSLLAAPFIGLVAPMAKVVTGHARDASVLVTTQGVGAVLMVLLLGGLAARFGNRHVVLTAVTALPVALVLYAFAPSLALSAAAIFAVGFLYLGCLSSFTSIAQLRASPEFRGRVMSALMVLLGTLYPLGLLIQGALADEIGLRATTAGAAVILAITVAATRAMNPGFDRELGDIAPRADTAPIAATE from the coding sequence GTGGCGCTGCCCCGGTCGTTCGCGCCGCTTCGCCACCGCCAGTTCGCCGGGCTGTGGACCGGCGCGTTCTTCTCGAACATCGGGACCTGGATGGAGGCGGTCGCCGTCGGCATCCTCGTCACGGAGGTCACCCATCAGGCCGTGTGGGCTGCCATCGTGGCCGCGGCAGGCTTCGTGCCGAACGCGATCATCGGCCCGTTCGGCGGCGCGCTGGCGGATCGAGTGCCCCGACGACGACTGCTGCTCGGGACGACCGCCGTGCAGACCACGCTCGCAGGAGTGCTCACCGCGCTCGCCGCGCTCGACGCGACCGAGCCCTGGGCAGTCACCCTGATCGTGCTCGCGTCAGGCTGTGCCGGCGCGCTCGGGTTCCCGTCGTACCAATCGATGATGCCCGACCTCGTCCCGCGTGAAGAGCTCACCGCGGCTGCCGCGCTCGGCGCCGCGCAGTGGAACTTGGGACGCGTGGTCGGTCCCGCACTCGCCGGCGCGGTGATCGCGGCCGGCGGCTACGAGTGGGCTTTCGCGATCAACACGGTGAGCTTTCTCGCGGTGATCGCGGCCGTCGCTCCGCTCAAGCTTCCCGCGCCCACACCCAAAGCGGGTGAGTCGATCCCGCGAGCGATCAAAGACGGCATCCTCTTCTCCGTTCGGGAACCCGGGATCCGCGCGGTCATGGTCTACGTGGGATTGAACTCGCTGCTCGCGGCGCCCTTCATCGGTCTCGTGGCACCGATGGCGAAGGTCGTGACCGGGCACGCCCGCGATGCCTCGGTGCTCGTGACGACCCAGGGAGTCGGTGCGGTTCTGATGGTGCTGCTGCTGGGTGGGCTCGCGGCTCGGTTCGGCAATCGCCACGTCGTATTGACCGCGGTGACAGCCCTGCCAGTGGCATTGGTGCTCTACGCGTTCGCGCCATCGCTCGCCCTTTCCGCCGCGGCGATCTTCGCGGTGGGTTTCCTCTACCTCGGCTGCCTGTCGAGCTTCACGTCGATCGCGCAGCTACGGGCATCACCAGAGTTCCGAGGTCGGGTGATGAGCGCGCTGATGGTGCTGCTCGGCACGTTGTACCCGCTGGGTCTGCTCATCCAGGGCGCACTCGCTGACGAGATCGGACTTCGAGCGACCACGGCTGGAGCCGCGGTGATCCTGGCGATCACGGTGGCCGCGACTCGCGCGATGAATCCCGGGTTCGACCGCGAGCTCGGCGACATCGCACCACGGGCCGACACCGCTCCGATCGCCGCGACCGAATAG
- a CDS encoding maleylpyruvate isomerase family mycothiol-dependent enzyme, translating to MPDRHRDGRIVNDWDYASAYRELLERVTDLVRAHPDELDEVAPATPEWRVRDIVAHLAGICDDVAHARLDGVGSEEWTNAQVEPRRGWSTERLLDDWREHASAIEPQIGTFPPIVVGQMITDAYTHEQDIRGALRTRGGRDASALAIAFDWGTDRLGDRLDQEGHGSVVFETDTETKTVGPGEPVTRLRADRFDVVRGFTGRRSLAQLKAMDWDGPFEPEALLLSTTLFRPAATDLVE from the coding sequence GTGCCCGATCGGCATCGCGACGGCCGAATCGTGAACGACTGGGACTACGCGTCTGCCTACCGCGAGCTTCTCGAGCGCGTCACTGACCTGGTGCGCGCTCACCCCGACGAGCTCGACGAGGTAGCCCCCGCCACGCCTGAGTGGCGCGTGCGAGACATCGTTGCGCATCTCGCGGGAATCTGTGACGACGTCGCGCACGCACGCCTCGACGGTGTCGGAAGTGAAGAGTGGACGAACGCCCAAGTCGAGCCGCGACGCGGCTGGTCGACCGAGCGCCTCCTCGACGACTGGCGCGAGCACGCCTCAGCGATCGAGCCGCAGATCGGTACCTTCCCGCCGATCGTGGTCGGACAGATGATCACCGACGCGTACACGCACGAGCAGGACATCCGCGGCGCGCTGCGCACGCGGGGTGGCCGCGATGCCAGCGCGCTCGCCATCGCGTTCGACTGGGGGACCGATCGGCTCGGCGATCGCCTCGACCAGGAAGGTCACGGCTCTGTGGTCTTCGAGACCGACACGGAGACCAAGACGGTCGGCCCCGGCGAGCCCGTCACGAGACTGCGCGCCGATCGCTTCGATGTCGTTCGTGGCTTCACCGGCCGGCGAAGCCTGGCCCAGCTCAAGGCGATGGACTGGGACGGCCCGTTTGAACCCGAAGCATTGCTGCTCTCGACGACGCTCTTCCGGCCCGCCGCGACCGATCTCGTCGAATAA
- the msrA gene encoding peptide-methionine (S)-S-oxide reductase MsrA — protein sequence MGSTSMPTPEQALPGRGDEMTVPEAHFVLGTPLRGPFPDGFETAMFGMGCFWGAERKFWEADGVYTTAVGYSGGFTPNSSYEEVCSGRTGHNEAVLVVFDPSRTNYEATLRVFWESHDPTQGMRQGNDVGTQYRSGIYVFSEEQRATAERSREMFQEVLDREGFGTITTEIVEAKSFYYAEAYHQQYLAKNPGGYFGLGGTGLSCPIGIATAES from the coding sequence ATGGGGTCGACGTCGATGCCGACGCCTGAGCAGGCGCTCCCCGGGCGCGGCGACGAGATGACGGTGCCCGAGGCGCATTTCGTGCTCGGCACGCCGCTTCGCGGGCCGTTCCCCGACGGGTTCGAGACCGCCATGTTCGGGATGGGGTGCTTCTGGGGCGCGGAACGCAAGTTCTGGGAGGCCGACGGCGTCTACACCACTGCGGTCGGCTACTCGGGAGGCTTCACCCCCAACTCGTCGTATGAAGAGGTGTGCAGCGGGCGCACTGGGCACAACGAGGCCGTGCTGGTCGTCTTCGACCCGTCGCGCACCAACTACGAGGCCACGCTGCGCGTGTTCTGGGAGAGCCACGACCCGACGCAAGGGATGCGCCAAGGTAACGACGTCGGGACGCAGTATCGCTCCGGCATCTACGTGTTCAGCGAAGAGCAGCGGGCAACGGCCGAACGATCGCGCGAGATGTTCCAGGAGGTGCTCGACCGCGAAGGATTCGGGACCATCACCACCGAGATCGTCGAGGCCAAGTCGTTCTACTACGCCGAGGCGTACCACCAGCAGTACCTGGCCAAGAACCCGGGCGGATACTTCGGGCTCGGAGGCACCGGCCTGTCGTGCCCGATCGGCATCGCGACGGCCGAATCGTGA
- a CDS encoding flavin reductase family protein, giving the protein MPTQHGLVGPFPSGVDEDEYDRLRRRVLWTMPSGLYVIGSTDRAERRNGMTANWVTQLSFDPKWVSVSVEREALTHELIDASGCFSVSLIDREDRAIVRKFTKPVEVDLQAKTLNGFAYVERVTGAPVLAQAVAFVDCEVRDRLSAGDHTLFAGEVVDAGFLKGEETPVLRMEDTKMNYGG; this is encoded by the coding sequence ATGCCTACGCAACACGGTCTGGTCGGTCCGTTTCCCTCCGGTGTCGACGAAGACGAGTACGACCGCCTCCGTCGCCGGGTCTTGTGGACGATGCCGTCGGGTCTCTACGTGATCGGCTCCACGGACCGCGCCGAGCGGCGCAACGGCATGACGGCCAACTGGGTGACCCAGCTGTCGTTCGACCCCAAGTGGGTGAGTGTGAGCGTCGAGCGCGAGGCGCTCACGCACGAGCTCATCGATGCGAGCGGCTGCTTCTCGGTGTCGCTGATCGATCGTGAGGACCGCGCCATCGTCCGCAAGTTCACGAAGCCCGTGGAGGTGGACCTCCAGGCGAAGACGCTGAACGGGTTCGCCTACGTCGAACGCGTGACGGGTGCCCCGGTCCTCGCGCAGGCGGTCGCGTTCGTGGACTGTGAGGTGCGTGACCGGCTCAGCGCGGGGGACCACACGCTCTTCGCCGGCGAGGTCGTCGACGCCGGATTCCTGAAGGGTGAGGAGACGCCGGTGCTACGCATGGAAGACACCAAGATGAACTACGGCGGCTAG
- a CDS encoding prenyltransferase, whose translation MAFVTGNAPAGTLDTITRWLVLSRASVLPMTITAALVAGLLAWWNADTVDVGLCALAGVGIVLAHVANNLMNDLFDLQVGTDSDDYPRALYAPHPVLSGMTTRSGLAIRALLVNLIDLAILVVLVDERGWPILAFALGGFLLSFAYTAPPLRLKKRGLGEPTVFVVWGPLMVGGTYYAAVGNVPWEVVLASVPYALLCTTVLMGKHIDKIPWDEPAGTRTLPVLVGERRARALTQGLMAAFYPLVGLIVALGTMPVLALGCLLGLVRLARVWRAFSRPKPDAPPEGFPIWPLWFAALAFVHTRVAGALLVLGLLAGAATGV comes from the coding sequence GTGGCCTTCGTCACGGGGAACGCGCCAGCAGGCACGCTCGACACGATCACGCGTTGGCTCGTGCTCTCGCGCGCCTCGGTCCTGCCGATGACCATCACCGCGGCACTTGTCGCCGGCCTGCTGGCCTGGTGGAACGCTGACACCGTCGACGTCGGGCTCTGTGCTCTGGCTGGTGTCGGCATCGTGCTCGCGCACGTGGCCAACAACCTCATGAACGACCTCTTCGATCTCCAGGTCGGCACCGACTCCGACGACTACCCGCGTGCCCTCTACGCGCCCCACCCGGTGCTGTCGGGGATGACGACCAGGTCCGGCCTCGCGATTCGGGCGTTGCTGGTGAACCTGATCGACCTGGCGATCCTGGTGGTGCTGGTGGACGAGCGTGGCTGGCCGATCCTCGCGTTCGCGCTCGGCGGCTTCCTCCTCTCCTTTGCTTACACGGCTCCTCCCCTCCGATTGAAGAAGCGTGGGCTCGGCGAGCCGACGGTCTTCGTCGTGTGGGGCCCGCTCATGGTGGGCGGCACGTATTACGCGGCGGTCGGCAACGTGCCCTGGGAGGTCGTGCTCGCGTCCGTGCCGTACGCGCTGCTCTGTACCACCGTCCTCATGGGCAAGCACATCGACAAGATCCCTTGGGACGAGCCCGCCGGCACGCGCACCCTGCCCGTGCTGGTCGGCGAGCGCCGCGCCCGGGCGCTGACCCAAGGCCTGATGGCGGCCTTCTATCCGCTCGTCGGGCTGATCGTGGCGCTCGGCACGATGCCCGTCCTCGCGCTCGGCTGCCTCCTCGGGCTCGTACGCCTCGCTCGGGTGTGGAGGGCGTTCTCTCGACCCAAGCCCGACGCCCCACCGGAGGGGTTCCCCATCTGGCCGCTCTGGTTCGCCGCCTTGGCGTTCGTGCACACGCGTGTCGCGGGGGCGCTGCTCGTCCTCGGTCTGCTCGCCGGCGCCGCAACCGGGGTGTGA
- a CDS encoding glycosyltransferase translates to MRRGILIVSASMGAGHNGAAYELERRLTERGHDVHVVDYLTMLPFGIGRWLRWSYRFQLNRLPATYDASYHMFSRRLGRVIRRPLALVATWFSRRAIKRALRDTRPDAIVSTYWLASLVLGLMRKQQTLRVPVASYLCDFGVHPLWVHPGIDLNLAVSPGSARAAGALGGRVNRPSGPLVADRFRDRNGDREAMRQQLGIRPDERAILVVAGSWGVGEMPDTVDAITRCGAHYHPITVCGRDERLRSSLLERGVNGTVLGWTDEMPALMAAADATVENAGGLTAMEAFAAGLPVITFRPIPGHGKDNASCMAAAGVSRYARDEHELAEALDQATAPGLERDTLVASGQALFAGDPADDAIELAADTPAHALLTPLRVRRGRRRVAFGAASLCGLYLALTVGAHGVAALGVGVAKPPKGVADTVYLGVRVDSIELQSSEVVTAIEDAEVTLVVSGRTARHAGRTLQELASAGVDLANGGWGKSRFLRWDRAQDDCDKSWRVIAATSGERMHEFVPGRSIDAFDQLYCRTGKDKQRLVRVNEEFHPEAAPPELEERKIYLLDGRRRDPALVAVALAWFVARAEAQGLEVRPLEELR, encoded by the coding sequence GTGCGTCGAGGGATTTTGATCGTCTCGGCGTCGATGGGCGCCGGGCACAATGGCGCGGCCTACGAGCTCGAGCGACGGCTGACAGAACGGGGTCACGACGTCCACGTCGTCGACTACCTCACGATGCTGCCGTTCGGCATCGGTCGCTGGCTGCGTTGGAGCTACCGCTTCCAGCTCAACCGATTGCCGGCGACCTACGACGCCTCGTATCACATGTTCAGTCGTCGCCTCGGACGCGTGATCCGTCGCCCCCTGGCGCTCGTCGCGACCTGGTTCTCACGACGCGCCATCAAGCGCGCGCTCCGAGACACTCGCCCTGACGCCATCGTCTCGACGTACTGGCTCGCCTCGCTCGTCCTCGGTCTCATGCGCAAGCAGCAGACGCTGCGGGTGCCGGTTGCGAGCTACCTCTGTGACTTCGGTGTGCACCCACTCTGGGTGCACCCTGGTATCGATCTCAACCTCGCGGTCAGCCCCGGTTCGGCCCGAGCAGCCGGCGCGCTCGGTGGACGCGTCAACCGCCCATCGGGGCCGCTCGTCGCCGACCGTTTCCGCGATCGGAACGGCGACCGCGAGGCGATGCGCCAGCAGCTCGGCATTCGTCCCGACGAGCGCGCCATCCTTGTGGTCGCCGGCTCGTGGGGCGTCGGCGAGATGCCGGACACCGTCGATGCGATCACACGATGCGGCGCGCACTACCACCCGATCACCGTGTGCGGGCGTGACGAACGGCTGCGCTCGTCGCTCCTCGAACGCGGCGTCAATGGCACGGTCCTCGGCTGGACCGACGAGATGCCGGCGCTCATGGCCGCGGCCGACGCCACAGTCGAGAACGCCGGTGGGCTCACCGCGATGGAAGCATTCGCGGCCGGACTCCCCGTCATCACCTTCCGACCCATCCCGGGCCACGGGAAAGACAACGCGAGCTGCATGGCCGCGGCCGGTGTGAGTCGCTACGCGCGAGATGAGCACGAGCTGGCCGAGGCCCTGGACCAAGCGACGGCTCCGGGTCTGGAGCGCGACACCTTGGTTGCATCGGGTCAGGCCCTCTTCGCGGGAGATCCCGCCGACGACGCAATCGAGCTCGCCGCCGACACCCCGGCCCACGCCTTGCTCACGCCGTTACGCGTGAGACGGGGTCGACGCAGGGTTGCGTTCGGCGCCGCATCGCTCTGTGGGCTCTACCTCGCGCTCACGGTGGGCGCGCACGGCGTCGCCGCGCTGGGGGTGGGTGTGGCCAAGCCGCCGAAGGGCGTCGCCGACACCGTGTACCTCGGCGTGCGCGTCGACAGCATCGAGCTGCAGAGCTCCGAGGTCGTCACTGCGATCGAGGACGCCGAGGTGACGCTCGTTGTCAGCGGTCGGACGGCTCGGCACGCGGGGCGGACGCTGCAGGAGCTCGCGAGTGCCGGCGTCGACCTTGCCAACGGCGGATGGGGGAAGAGTCGGTTCCTCCGTTGGGACCGTGCGCAGGACGACTGTGACAAGTCGTGGCGGGTGATTGCCGCGACCTCAGGTGAGCGGATGCACGAGTTCGTGCCCGGGCGGTCGATCGATGCGTTCGACCAGCTCTACTGTCGCACTGGCAAGGACAAGCAACGGCTCGTGCGCGTCAACGAGGAGTTCCATCCCGAAGCGGCGCCTCCCGAGCTCGAGGAGCGCAAGATCTACCTCCTCGACGGGCGCCGCCGCGATCCGGCCTTGGTCGCGGTCGCGCTCGCGTGGTTCGTGGCGCGAGCCGAGGCTCAGGGGCTCGAGGTTCGCCCACTCGAGGAGCTGCGCTGA
- a CDS encoding polysaccharide deacetylase family protein yields the protein MASASVAGLVGVGALLHAGPGLPGVYPLGMYVVPALHGRGRSGHVALTFDDGPDPASTPKFLAELDRLDWRATFFMLGTMARKAPGLVAEVVAAGHEIAVHGDEHRNMLRRSPWSARADIQRCRDTLAELAGREPVFFRPPFGTLAFGAFWGARRAGLTTVLWTNWGRDWRDESSPEIVTEELLARDIDGGTLLLHDSDCQSDPGSWRNALGSLPLLAEAFAARDLTVGPLRDHGLRGSRITSDV from the coding sequence GTGGCGTCGGCCTCGGTCGCAGGTCTCGTCGGGGTCGGTGCGCTGCTGCACGCGGGTCCGGGACTTCCTGGCGTGTATCCCCTCGGCATGTACGTCGTACCAGCGCTGCACGGTCGGGGCCGCTCTGGTCACGTCGCGCTCACCTTCGACGACGGTCCGGATCCGGCGTCGACGCCGAAGTTCCTCGCCGAGCTCGACCGCCTCGACTGGCGCGCCACGTTCTTCATGCTGGGCACGATGGCGCGAAAGGCCCCCGGTCTCGTCGCCGAAGTCGTGGCGGCCGGGCACGAGATCGCCGTGCATGGCGACGAACACCGCAACATGCTGCGACGGTCGCCGTGGTCGGCGCGGGCCGACATCCAGCGATGTCGCGACACCCTCGCCGAGCTCGCCGGCCGCGAGCCGGTGTTCTTCCGTCCACCGTTCGGAACGCTCGCCTTCGGTGCGTTCTGGGGGGCGCGGCGCGCCGGCCTGACAACCGTGCTGTGGACGAACTGGGGGCGCGATTGGCGTGACGAATCGTCACCCGAGATCGTCACCGAGGAGCTGCTGGCGCGCGACATCGACGGCGGCACCCTGCTGCTCCACGACTCGGACTGTCAGTCCGACCCCGGATCGTGGCGGAACGCGTTGGGTTCGCTGCCCTTGCTCGCCGAAGCGTTCGCAGCACGCGACCTCACGGTCGGGCCGCTGCGGGACCACGGCCTGCGGGGTTCGCGCATCACGTCCGATGTCTGA
- a CDS encoding DMT family transporter, which yields MSDTALAVGLALVGGGCYATAAVLQQRVAVEQPVELALSPRLIGRLVRRPLWLLGIAFDIAAYAFEAAALGVGSVVVVGPVLVSSLLFAIPLATVGKPARVTRRDLSAAVLVVVGLSVFVGVGDPHGSSSVASTTAWIIAGAAIALIAGTAVAFGRRARKASERALLFGLATGTIYALTAVLTKATVDLFDHGVVDAFSHWQPYVLVTVSIAGLVLNQSAFQAGHLAASLPAISVTNPVLSAMLGVALFDERFGASGVPAVAATVVAVVVMIVGTLRLARSPLVTEAHGASAAALPVG from the coding sequence ATGTCTGACACCGCCCTCGCGGTCGGCCTCGCACTTGTCGGCGGCGGTTGCTATGCGACCGCCGCCGTGCTCCAGCAGCGCGTCGCCGTCGAGCAGCCCGTCGAGCTCGCCCTGTCTCCGCGGCTCATCGGCCGACTCGTCAGGCGACCGCTCTGGTTGCTCGGGATCGCGTTCGACATCGCGGCGTACGCGTTCGAAGCCGCTGCGCTCGGCGTGGGCTCGGTCGTGGTGGTGGGACCGGTGCTCGTCAGCAGCCTGCTGTTCGCGATCCCGCTCGCCACCGTGGGGAAGCCAGCGCGCGTGACACGGCGCGACCTGTCAGCCGCCGTCCTCGTCGTGGTCGGGCTCTCGGTGTTCGTGGGGGTCGGCGATCCGCACGGGAGCTCATCGGTTGCCTCCACGACCGCCTGGATCATCGCGGGAGCCGCCATCGCGCTCATCGCGGGGACGGCCGTCGCGTTCGGGCGACGCGCGCGCAAAGCCTCCGAACGGGCGCTGCTGTTCGGCTTGGCGACGGGCACGATCTATGCGCTCACGGCGGTGCTCACGAAGGCGACCGTGGACCTCTTCGACCACGGTGTGGTCGACGCGTTCTCGCACTGGCAACCGTATGTGCTCGTCACGGTGTCGATCGCGGGCCTGGTGCTCAACCAGAGCGCCTTCCAGGCCGGCCACCTCGCGGCATCGCTCCCGGCGATCTCGGTGACGAACCCGGTGCTGAGCGCCATGCTCGGTGTGGCGCTCTTCGATGAACGGTTCGGTGCGTCAGGTGTGCCCGCGGTCGCAGCCACCGTCGTTGCGGTCGTCGTGATGATCGTGGGCACGCTGCGCCTCGCGCGCTCTCCGCTCGTCACGGAGGCGCACGGAGCCAGCGCCGCCGCGCTCCCCGTCGGGTAG